The Phaeodactylum tricornutum CCAP 1055/1 chromosome 2, whole genome shotgun sequence DNA window GAATAGCTTTACCAACCCTCGGACTGGACCCAGCAAATAATCCAGGGAGGCCTTCGTCTCGAGCCAAAGTTGTCAAACTGTCCAAGTATGACGGGGTAACCCTATCATTACCGCTGAATTTAGTCTCTACTGCCATAATGCGGTTCCGAACCACATCCAGAGGCGTTGTTACGAACTGAGcaatggcggtggcggcAGCTCCAGCCATGGCTCCTTCACCAGGTGGGAGATTCTTTCGTCCGCGTGAGAACTGATCGTAGCAAACAAATTTGATTACGTCAGCAGGAAAGGCATACAAAATATTCTCCCAATATCCTGTGTACAACCCTTCAAGTCCTGTTGTCGCATTGCCATTTTTGGTCATTGAGTCCTGTATCACTTTTTGATACGCCTCAAGTGGCCCTACATTGTATCCATCAATATTGGCTTGCTGCCGCGTTTTGACTACTTCGCTCGGGTTTCGAACAGCCCAGTAAGGAACCTGGGCCACGGCGACCGCTAAGGTCGTCTGGACCCACCGAGGCAAGTTTGTGCTGACACGCAAGTTCTCTTTACAAGCATCCTTGACTCCAAAGAATATGGCCCCAGCCGGAATATTGGCCAGTAAGGGATTGGCGACTCCCCGATAGCTTCCATCGAAGAGACGAAAAAGTTGACGAAATGAATAATCTGAATTCGGCATTTGTAGACGGACAGTGGCCGTGTCGAGGGGATATTTGACGACAGTTTTGGTGGCGGTCAAAGttccaccagcaacaaaacctgaaATAGATTCTTGCCACGCAATTTCACGTGTTTTGGTCGCTCGCGTccttgttgtcgtcatcagGGTAGGCGATTCCAACTGTTCCCCTCCGTCCCTGTAGCTCCCACTTGAAGCAGCAGCGACTTGTTGCGGCACCATCGGAAGTGACACTCCAGCCGCAAGCGCCACCAGAAAGGCAGATCGCGAGACAGAGGAGGTAGTTCTACTTTTAAACCAAGAAACATGCGGATGCTCTTCGCTAATGTAATCTTCTTGATCTACTCGTGCAGTTCCGCGGTAATGACGTCTACAGCTTCCCGTAACGATTCGTCCAGATTCCCGATCCTTTGCGACCGGAAAACGCTTCGATACAACAGTACCATCACTGGATAAAACAAAGCTGCCCGCAAAACGCCCCAACGGAACGAGGGATGCGAAAACAACCCAAAAGATTGCTTTCATGGGGTTTTTGAGTGACCATCGGCTTGGAAGGAGCATATTATACATGTTTTCGATTTGTTGACGCTCGTCTGTGGAACGCGATATGTCGTCTGTTCTGTCGTTGAGGTGCAGGTGATGTTTGTAAGTAGGGCCGCCGCCCCTCCATGTTTCATTTTCAAATAGTGATCGAAAAAGATTTGCCGAGTTTTCAAAATGGCGACTAGCTGGTGCAGTACAGACTGGCAAAGAAGTATCGTAGGTATTGAATATGACGTCTGCACTACCGCTATCGGGAGAGGTCAGCTGCTGCTTGCCAGATTGAAAAATATCATAAAATAACCAAAGGACGGAGACACGGTACTCCAAAAATGCTCTCATTGGTTCAGATCAAAAAATAGAGGATGGTCGCCACGTAGTCCTCTCCTGGAATGCAATTTCATAGCGTTCGCGTTGTTTATCGAAACCGAGAGAAATGAAACACAAAAATACGTAGCCCATACCTGACTCGTCATCGCGATTCTAAGCAGGCCATTCGATCCGAAATATCATCTTAATCAACAAGTATCAAATTATGCGTTCAGTTCTGTGCTGTATGACCTTGACGGCATCCGCAACGGCATTTGCTCCCGCGCAGACGGCGTCCTCTTGGTCGGCTGCGTTGGCGGCAGCGAGCTGGCCTGAAGCGGATATAGGAAGCGGagtctcgtcgacggtcgAATCGACGTCACCTCTTCCGAAGGAAAGCAACCAATTGCAAACATCTTCCCCACGGAAAGGATCCGTCATGTCACAAAGTTTACCCTTTCTGGTATGCCCTTCGGCTCTAGCAGACTGTAATGAGCTTGCCGGGAACGTAGGGTTTGATCCGTTGGGTTTGGCCAAGAACAAGGAACAATTGTGGGAATTCCGAGAAGCGGAGATTAAGCATGCTCGTCTTGCTATGTTGGTATGTCAACAGAGCGCAATTGTTGTATGCCTCATTATATATGTATATTTTGTGTGGGTCCATGTCGCCTCATATTCCGGCTGGCTTTTTTTTGTCAGGCCGCGGCTGGGTATCCCTTATCCGAATTGTATGATCGGCAGATTGCGGAATACTTTAACATGCAGGCATTGGTCGATGGTACCGACAGGGCACCTTCATTTCTGAATGGGGGTCTTGAACGCGTCTCACCTGTGTGGTGGGGCTTCTGCCTCGGTATGACGGCGGCGATTGATCTTTACGGAGTTGCCAAGGCGCGATCTGGAGACCCTACATACTTTCCTGGTAACCTGGGATTTGACCCCGTAGGTTTGTACCCGAGTGACCGAAAAGGAAGGATGCGCATGGAATTGGCAGAAATCAAGCATGGCAGGTTGGCAATGCTTGCCATTGGAGGCTTTATCGTACAAGAATACGTCACTAAGGTGGGTGTCGTGAAGGAGACGCCTTTCTTCTTTGTGCCGTTTTCGGAAACCATGGAGCAGATGGGTTTTCTGTAAAAGTTCGATTTTTGAAAACCGATAAGAGCGGCTTGTGTCTGAGTGAAGGAGAAGCAACAATGTTTTTACATAGTTTCATGGTGAACGCAGGTTTAAAATagaactgacagtgagcggCCTGTGCTACAGAAGAAGGCGAGATCATTCTTGACCATAAGACCAACATATTTCCACCTGTCAAGTATTGAGGTAAATAGGAGACAGATTCAAACGACTGTTCTTTAGAGAGATAACTGTAAGAAGTTCACATGTCTTTGTGTGCATAGTTATAGAGGGTTGTCAAACTGCACAGGTCCTCGTTGTTtgtgtaactgtaagcaaacGTTTTCGTCACGAGACTGGCGAGCAAAGACATCGATTTTGAGGGTTTACCCCAAGTAAATTGAATATTTGGAGCTCAAAACATGGTGAATAGCGAGCGCAAGCAACAAGTGGACAAAGCATTCGTGCCCGAGCGGTCTAAGGGGTTCGACTCAAGTTCGAATGTAGTCATACTCGTGGGTTCAAATCCCACCGAATGCAATTACTTTTTATTTATTCTCTCGTTTTCGCGCGCCTGAAAGAATGCGCCGCATCGTTTTCCCGAAAATGATGTGGGCATGCCTCCATATTTTTCCCATACACTCTTACAACTGTATCGACCGACGTTTTGCTGTAGCTAACTGCTAAATTGCCAAACTATCTAGAGGTCGACGGAACCATGTCACTATTACCAGAGAAGAGCCTAACAAAAGCGAATTTCAGGCCGCTTCCTTTGAAGCAACGGACCTCTAGCGTTGATCAGCGACGCGACTATTCGACGCAAACATGGACATCGCTACTGGGTCTCTTGAAGGTCCGAGAATTTCTGGTCACCGTCGATcatttttccatttggcGACGCCACTTGGCGTGGGCCTTTGAAAACGGCAAAGATCTGCGGGACTACATGACGCAGCGATACGCATCCAGCATGgttttcatgtcgttgttgctcAGCACCGAGTTGAACGTCTTGTTCAACTCGGCCGGAGTCACCACGCAGGTACGGCATGCACTCATGACGGAAAACCTTACTTCAGTTAGCTTCTGGGCTGGCATTGCGATCATAATGTCGGCGGTTCTGACGTTGCTGAGCCTCATTTCGACGTTTACGGCTTGGACAATGGTTTCGGCGGTGAGCGAAAACAATGCACACTGCATATTTCGCAGTTCCATCGGCCAGTACGCTGCGGAGCTTCCGGGACGGTTCATTGTGGGTTCGATCTATTCATTTCTCGTGTGGCTgattctttttttcttcctgcttcttccattcggAGTTTGGTCCATCGGTTTGCTATTGATTTCCTTGGCTCTCTTTGTGCACACCATTACCGCCTTTAGCGCTTTCGGAAGGGTAATCATGCACACGGGTGCTATGGGCTCGCAACGGATATTTGACCCTTCGTTTGAAGTAAATCTTCATCCTCATGGGCTCCACAACAACCTCCTTGTCAAAGCCAAAGCTAACCTGACTAACTGTACGAGTATCATGCGACAATATCGATCCAAGGTCAAGCCCATCAATCGGCAATACTCAGAAGACGAGCTATCGTCTCATTTAAGTGATCGCTTCTCTGGAGCTCTGATTCCTGAAGCAGGGCCAGCTCGTAAGCGCACCGGTTCTTTGGTAAAGTTTGCGGACGGCTACGATACCAATGGAGATTTTTATCGGAAGCCGCTCGACCCGACACTAGGGCTGAAAAAGCTTTCCGGTGCGGGACAAAATCGATCTCCACTGTCGGCCGTATCCGAACGGTCGTCGTCCCCGCCTAATCATCCCGCAGACTTGTCACTGGAGAGTGTTCGTGCGCTTCTACCAGCTGCGAGTCCGCGACCGAGCCTAATGTCGCGCCGGGAGTCTCGCGATGGTGTCGATATGGCTTCACCGTTCGAGGGACTGTCGCCACGGAACCTTACCGAGGACGATAACTTCTCTGGGGTATTTGAAAGGTGGCTTTCGTCGTCTAATCAAAGTGCGACAAGTGAATCATTCGTTTCTGCAGGCGCCGACGCGACTTCGCCACGAATAGGAAGTGGTGACGCCAAACCTGGAAAAGATTCCCTGACTGATTTGCGGATCCCCACATTTGATGAATTCAACAACCATAGTGCTTTGCCCGGCTCCATCGCTGCGAGCCATAGCAATAGTGACCAGCGCGACGCCATTCGCCGCTCTTTCTCAGCCGTCTCATccttggacgatgatgacgcTGCTGTTTTGGCCGAAGACGAGCGCTTTGAGCACGAATACGGTGACCTGTTTGAGCCTGAACGAGCAAATTTTTCGTACGACTTTAGTATCGACGGAAATTCGAATTCAGGGACGCCACCCTTGTCGGTCGCGGACCCCACATCGCGGCCAGATTCCACGATAGGTGGTAACGAGGATCCGGAACGGACGGCATTGCTTTCCGAGACGGACCGCCTGGAAAGGGGCGACTACGATTCCTGTGGATAGGAAGACCAGGTTGTCTGCCAGTGATGAAAGTGAGGCAGCAGACGCACTCAACCTCATAGATAGCTCCATACAATAGACGACCTAACAAGCGCAAACGGGAAAGGCTGTTTTCAATCTTTACAAAACGTTTACGTTACTTTCGTTCATTTGGATTTCTCCATGTGCTTGATCAGATCCAACACACGCATACTGTAACCGGCTTCGTTGTCGTACCAGGATACGAGCTTGACAAAATCGTCCGTCAAGGCGATACCCGCCTTTTCGTCAAAGATGGAGGAATGCGAGTCGCTGATAAAGTCAGAGCTCACCACATCTTTATTTTGGTATCCCAAGATGCCCTTCATGGGACCTTCGGACGCGGCCTTGATGGCGGCACAGATGGTGGCGTATGGCGCACCCTTGTCCAGACGGCAAGTCAAGTCCACGACGGACACGTCAATGGTTGGGACGCGGAAGCTCATTCCGGTGAGTTTACCGTTGAGGGCGGGAATGACCTTGCccacggccttggcggctcCCGTACTCGACGGAATAATGTTGTAGCAGGCCGCACGGCCTCCACGCCAGTCCTTCTGCGACGGACCATCGACGGTCTGCTGCGTGGCCGTGACGGCGTGGACCGTGGTCATGAGACCCTCCTTGAGTCCGAACTCGTCGTTGACGACCTTGGCCAAGGGCGCGAGACAGTTAGTGGTGCAGGATGCGTTGGAAACCACGTCCATGGAGGACTCATACTTCTCTTGGTTGACGCCCATGACGAACATGGGTGCATCGCCGGAGGGTGCCGAGATGACGACCTTTTTGGCTCCACCCGCCATGTGTGCCGAAGCCTTTTCGGTGGTGGTGAAAATACCGGTCGACTCAATCACGTAGTCGGCCCCGGCACTGCCCCACTGGATCTTGGAGGGGTCGCGTTCGTTAAAGACACGAATGGGTTTTCCGTCGACGGCAATGTTGGATTCGTCCACCATATTGACGGTGCCAGTGTAGAGACCGTGGGTGGAATCAAACTGGAACATGTACTCCATGTAATCGGTCGGGATAAAGGGATCGTTGACGGCCACAATATTGATCATAGGGTCGTTCTGCGCGGCGCGCATGACGAGGCGTCCAATACGACCGAATCCATTGATTCCGATATTGACCGGCTTGAGTGACTTGGTATCGCCTTGGCAGTTGACAATATCGGCGAATTCTGGTTTGAGCGAGGCGCCCCCGACGAGGAATCCGTCGATATCCGGTTTCGCGGAGAGTCCCGGGGCGGTCTTGGCACTGGCGGATCCTCCATAAAGAATGCGGGTATTGGCGGCGActtcggcaccggcgactTGTCCGAGGTATTGGCGAATCGCCTCGTGCGTATCTTGGGCTTGTTCCGGAGTGGCGGTCAGTCCGGTGCCAATGGCCCAGATGGGTTCGTAGGCAATGACGACGCGGTCCCAGTCCTTGGGCTCCAAAGCGTCGACGTAGGCCTTGATTTGCGGAAAGACGTATTCGTTGGTGGTTCCGGCTTCACGGGCTTCGAGGGGTTCACCGCAGCAGGCGATAACGGAGAGACCCTGATCGAGTGCGTActtggccttggcggcaACCTGGGCGTCCGGTTCGCCCTTACCCCGCCGCTCGGAGTGTCCAATGACGGCCCACTTGACGCCGAGATCTTTGAGCATGTTGGCGGATGTTTCTCCCGTAAAGGCACCGTTGCCCTGTGTCCAAACGTCCTGAGCTCCGACGGCCACGTCTCCGCGAATGgtggactggacggactGCAAGTGGACCTGGGAGGGGCAAATGACGACTTCCGTATCCTGACTCAAGGAAGACTGGTTGAGCATGGAGACGAGGTCGGCGGCTTGTTGGACCGAACCGTTGCATTTCCAGTTGCCACCCACAAAGAACTTGCGTGCTTCGGTCAAAGAGGAGGCGTGGAAGGCACTAGGAGGGCGAGACGAAAACGTCAATAGGAACGTGAGTTATTGTACACAAACAGAAAGGATACAAAGGAATTTGTCGAGAGTCGAACAGAACCTGACGTTGGTGAGGGGTTTCGGGGAACACCGCGAGTTTGTGCCTTTTTTCTCTTCTAGTTCACGACCCCCCGCGCTAGTTGCTTCGTTCGATCGTTCGCGTTTGGACCAACATCGTCACGACGACAACGTACCGACTCGACATGCGCTGCACGCTGGCAGCGGCGGTACGGGAAGAGGCGAGCATGAAGGAAGGTAGcaaggaagaacaagaatAGGAGGTTCCGTTATGAGTAGGATACTGCTACTCGAGGAGAAAGGAATCTAGGAAGATGTGCAAGTGTCCGTGCGTACAAAAGTGGAAAGGTACTATCTCGCCCGCTCGCTTGGTACGTGTACGTATTACGGACACAACGTTGTTGGTGTGAGAATCCTTGGCGTCCCCCTTTTTTGCCAGATCCacgttgatgacgagggCAGGACTCGCCGATCGGCACTTGTTCGAGGGACTGAACGTTTGGCGGCCACACAAATTTCTCGTCCTCCTTTATTTTTTTTGGGGGGTttctactagctagagagtGACTGTACTATAGGTAGGCATTACTACTATTATAGGTACCCATCCCGTAGGACTGCATGAGATCGGACATGGAGATCTGACGTCAGTAGTGAGAAAATGACGAGTTTACAGTTGATGGTTGGCTTGGTAGGAAGTACtcccggacgacgacggactAGCCGACCAATCAACCCAGGTTCGACCGACGCTGCGACATTATCGTTGTGCCCGACAGACACGCGCAAGAATCCTTTCCCCCGTCGTCATCGCGCGAAAATCTCATCGGCAAAACGGCCGATATCGATTTGCGAATTTCCCCACCTCTTAGTCCATAAGTTTGTCGTTACACCCTCGCTCGTTTGgaatatcgtcgtcgtcgttcgtaCACCAGTTATAGCAAGCAATGTCCATCAACGTGGGTATCAACGGATTCGGCCGCATCGGTCGGTAAGTCTATTGCACTCTCCGATACCGCGGACCGTCGTCGACGTGGAGGTCGCTCTGGCCGTTGGTGCTCCCGAAGATTCCAGTCCATgccgaccgaccgaccgactCTACGCGTACCCCATTTTGTTCGGTTTTTTTGGGGTGCTTGGCTTGTTTTGTTCTGCTCACTAATGTTCCGTCTACTATTCTATCTTACAGTCTCGTCATGCGCGCGGCGCAAAAGAATCCCAACATCAAGATTGTCGCCGTCAACGATCCCTTCATTCCCGTCGAATACATGGAGTACATGTACAAGTACGACACGGTCCACGGACGTGCCGACAGCGTcgtcaaggccaacaaggaaGCCGGTACCATCACGGTGGGTGAGAACGAAATCAAGGTCTTTGGTGAAATGGACCCCTCCAAGATCCAGTGGGGCAGTGCGGGGGCCGACTACGTCGTGGAATCTACCGGAGTCTTCACCACCACCGAAAAGGCTTCGGCACACATGGTGGGTGGAGCCAAAAAGGTCGTCATCTCGGCACCCTCCGGCGACGCACCCATGTTCGTCATGGGCGTCAACCAAGAGAAGTATGAGTCCTCCATGGACGTGGTTTCCAACGCATCCTGCACCACTAACTGTCTCGCGCCCTTGGCCAAGGTCGTCAACGACGAGTTTGGACTCAAGGAGGGTCTCATGACCACGGTCCACGCCGTCACGGCCACGCAGCAGACCGTCGATGGTCCGTCGCAGAAGGACTGGCGTGGAGGCCGTGCGGCCTGCTACAACATTATTCCGTCGAGTACGGgagccgccaaggccgtggGCAAGGTCATTCCCGCCCTCAACGGCAAACTCACCGGAATGAGCTTCCGCGTTCCCACCGCCAACGTGTCCGTCGTGGACTTGACTTGCCGTCTGGACAAGGGCGCGCCATACGCCACCATCTGTGCCGCCATCAAGGCCGCGTCCGAAGGCCCCATGAAGGGCATCTTGGGATACACTGACGAAGACGTAGTGAGCTCCGACTTTATCAGCGACACGCATTCCTCCATCTTTGATCAAAAAGCGGGTATCGCCTTGACGGACGATTTTGTCAAGCTCGTATCCTGGTACGACAACGAAGCCGGTTACAGTACGCGTGTGTTGGACCTGATTGCTCACATGGAGTCCCAAAAATAAGTAAAGGATAGGTTTACTTTCTACCAATGCTGTTACCTTCTCTTCAATCCGTTGGCACGCGTTTTGGAGAATGTAGACGCGGCTAGTACTTGGTCATGTTTACCCTGTCTCGCTGCCACGGCGTACTATTTGTTGGTTAGTTGAGGAACTCCGTCGTAGACGGGAAAACAAGGCCCAAGCGTACCCCGTCTGTTCAAGCTAGAAGGGTTATTGTTTCATCCGTACCTTACATTACAACATTCCTTACACCGCGGATTGTCTTTCGTTTCCCAATCCGGTGTCGATATCTTTCTCGTCGCGAGTTTTCCTCTTCCCACGTCACGCGAACGGCTACGTCACGAATACGTCACCTTTCCAAACGGAGAGAGCAGCGTCTGCGTCACCGTGACTCACGTGTGAACTGCACTACGTCACACGCAGGCCCCAACCAAGTATCCAACGAGAGAGACCGCGCACAGTCGACGAGAAGGTGTGAACTAGGGCAAGAGTCTCTTAAGGTAGGTAGTTGTGAAAGAATACGGCCGCGCTGGACGATAGTGTGGGTTGGTAGTTTCCCATTTTGCGCTTACGGTTAATGGTATGTCAGTTGACTCGGCGTCATTGAAGGTGTGAATCTGGGCAAGAGTCTCTAGCTAGTTGTGAAGAATACGACCGCGCTGGACGAACCTAGTGTAGATTGTCATCTTACACTTGCAGTTAATGTAATGTCAGTTGACTCGAGGTCATTGCTTTTACGACACCGGGTTGCAACGACACAGCCGACTGGTAATTGTCTTTTTAGCAGATCAATTCTGGTTTTCATGTTTGGGCGAGCCTGAGCCGTATATATTtttgactgacagtgagagcaATCTTGCAATTTTCTTGTCCGTATTGAAAGAGTAATTGAGCCGCAGGAATCGAAGAATTCAGTCGCTGAGCAGTTCTTTTGAAACGCTCTCCGTGTCTACCAGATTGTAGAATTGCATGTAATCCCCGTGGTTGATTTGGGTAATTACTCTATTCACTCAAAAATATATTGGTGGTGCAATCTTAATCCTCTTCGTAGAGATGCATTGAAAACACGTCTTCCAACTGAGGCAAAAGAGTTCTGGCAAAGTCATCAACGGTTATAAATGGACCAATATCTTCCATAAAATCGTTGACGCATGCGACACTGCGACCCTCCAGACCACAAGGTACAATACCTTCAAAGCCATGCAGTGCCTCTCGCTCTACATTTATGGCGACCCCGTGTTGCGTCACCCA harbors:
- a CDS encoding predicted protein; protein product: MSLLPEKSLTKANFRPLPLKQRTSSVDQRRDYSTQTWTSLLGLLKVREFLVTVDHFSIWRRHLAWAFENGKDLRDYMTQRYASSMVFMSLLLSTELNVLFNSAGVTTQVRHALMTENLTSVSFWAGIAIIMSAVLTLLSLISTFTAWTMVSAVSENNAHCIFRSSIGQYAAELPGRFIVGSIYSFLVWLILFFFLLLPFGVWSIGLLLISLALFVHTITAFSAFGRVIMHTGAMGSQRIFDPSFEVNLHPHGLHNNLLVKAKANLTNCTSIMRQYRSKVKPINRQYSEDELSSHLSDRFSGALIPEAGPARKRTGSLVKFADGYDTNGDFYRKPLDPTLGLKKLSGAGQNRSPLSAVSERSSSPPNHPADLSLESVRALLPAASPRPSLMSRRESRDGVDMASPFEGLSPRNLTEDDNFSGVFERWLSSSNQSATSESFVSAGADATSPRIGSGDAKPGKDSLTDLRIPTFDEFNNHSALPGSIAASHSNSDQRDAIRRSFSAVSSLDDDDAAVLAEDERFEHEYGDLFEPERANFSYDFSIDGNSNSGTPPLSVADPTSRPDSTIGGNEDPERTALLSETDRLERGDYDSCG
- the GapC4 gene encoding predicted protein — protein: MSINVGINGFGRIGRLVMRAAQKNPNIKIVAVNDPFIPVEYMEYMYKYDTVHGRADSVVKANKEAGTITVGENEIKVFGEMDPSKIQWGSAGADYVVESTGVFTTTEKASAHMVGGAKKVVISAPSGDAPMFVMGVNQEKYESSMDVVSNASCTTNCLAPLAKVVNDEFGLKEGLMTTVHAVTATQQTVDGPSQKDWRGGRAACYNIIPSSTGAAKAVGKVIPALNGKLTGMSFRVPTANVSVVDLTCRLDKGAPYATICAAIKAASEGPMKGILGYTDEDVVSSDFISDTHSSIFDQKAGIALTDDFVKLVSWYDNEAGYSTRVLDLIAHMESQK
- the Lhcr7 gene encoding protein fucoxanthin chlorophyll a/c protein, producing MRSVLCCMTLTASATAFAPAQTASSWSAALAAASWPEADIGSGVSSTVESTSPLPKESNQLQTSSPRKGSVMSQSLPFLVCPSALADCNELAGNVGFDPLGLAKNKEQLWEFREAEIKHARLAMLAAAGYPLSELYDRQIAEYFNMQALVDGTDRAPSFLNGGLERVSPVWWGFCLGMTAAIDLYGVAKARSGDPTYFPGNLGFDPVGLYPSDRKGRMRMELAEIKHGRLAMLAIGGFIVQEYVTKVGVVKETPFFFVPFSETMEQMGFL
- a CDS encoding predicted protein; this encodes GFVAGGTLTATKTVVKYPLDTATVRLQMPNSDYSFRQLFRLFDGSYRGVANPLLANIPAGAIFFGVKDACKENLRVSTNLPRWVQTTLAVAVAQVPYWAVRNPSEVVKTRQQANIDGYNVGPLEAYQKVIQDSMTKNGNATTGLEGLYTGYWENILYAFPADVIKFVCYDQFSRGRKNLPPGEGAMAGAAATAIAQFVTTPLDVVRNRIMAVETKFSGNDRVTPSYLDSLTTLARDEGLPGLFAGSSPRVGKAILSGAIQFATYEETKQDIAKAFERRQQQ
- the TPI/GapC3 gene encoding triosephosphate isomerase/glyceraldehyde-3-phosphate dehydrogenase precursor (mitochondrial triosephosphate isomerase/glyceraldehyde-3-phosphate dehydrogenase fusion protein, GenBank Accession AF063804), with translation MLASSRTAAASVQRMSSRAFHASSLTEARKFFVGGNWKCNGSVQQAADLVSMLNQSSLSQDTEVVICPSQVHLQSVQSTIRGDVAVGAQDVWTQGNGAFTGETSANMLKDLGVKWAVIGHSERRGKGEPDAQVAAKAKYALDQGLSVIACCGEPLEAREAGTTNEYVFPQIKAYVDALEPKDWDRVVIAYEPIWAIGTGLTATPEQAQDTHEAIRQYLGQVAGAEVAANTRILYGGSASAKTAPGLSAKPDIDGFLVGGASLKPEFADIVNCQGDTKSLKPVNIGINGFGRIGRLVMRAAQNDPMINIVAVNDPFIPTDYMEYMFQFDSTHGLYTGTVNMVDESNIAVDGKPIRVFNERDPSKIQWGSAGADYVIESTGIFTTTEKASAHMAGGAKKVVISAPSGDAPMFVMGVNQEKYESSMDVVSNASCTTNCLAPLAKVVNDEFGLKEGLMTTVHAVTATQQTVDGPSQKDWRGGRAACYNIIPSSTGAAKAVGKVIPALNGKLTGMSFRVPTIDVSVVDLTCRLDKGAPYATICAAIKAASEGPMKGILGYQNKDVVSSDFISDSHSSIFDEKAGIALTDDFVKLVSWYDNEAGYSMRVLDLIKHMEKSK